Genomic segment of Candidatus Rokuibacteriota bacterium:
TCGCCGCGGCCTCGAACAGGCCTACCTGGTGGCCGACCTGCACCAGCAGGGTGAGCATCCCGCCCGTGTAGAAGCCGAAGAGCTTCCGGGCGAACTCCTGCGTGCGCTTCCGGTCAGGCGCCGTGTCCATCCGTCGCGGCCTTGATGTAGCACACCTGGTTCATGGGGCCTCCCCGTCGGGCGCGCCTATCATACCTTTCGGCCCCGACGATCAGACGTGTTTCTCTACCGAGTGGGCGGCTGAATCACACTTGCAAGCCGAGCCAAAGCCTGCTGCACTTCCTCGTCTTCGCAGTTTTCTATCCTGACGTGACTTGCCCCAGCCCTTAGCGG
This window contains:
- a CDS encoding transcriptional regulator; protein product: MDTAPDRKRTQEFARKLFGFYTGGMLTLLVQVGHQVGLFEAAAKGPGTSGEIAGRAGLDERYVREWLAAMATAGVVEYDAASR